From a single Pseudopipra pipra isolate bDixPip1 chromosome 7, bDixPip1.hap1, whole genome shotgun sequence genomic region:
- the ITPRID2 gene encoding protein ITPRID2: MEQPPAAEEWQGATQKRKAWAKSRDSWQASEAEDFSAAALARGEEEEEEEEEEEEEEEDLAGGELPLAAGAGCHSVPNEKIAIWLKDCRTPLGASLDEQSNPLLKGMLVRNGGSFEDDLSLGAEANHLRSDTQMETCNGVLAKDRRLQFHQKGRSMNSTGSGKSSATVSSVSELLELYEEDPEEVLYNLGFGRDEPDIASKIPARFFNSSSFARGIDIKVFLNAQIQRMEVENPSFALTSRFRQIEVLTTVANAFSSLYSQVSGTPLQKIGSLNSVSSSKEASSPPPLNRSNTASRLMKTLSKLNLCGTQQADGSSCSSPSPVEKGKSPAEVGSEENDVKNESKLQKYSKKKDSPSFLATVKEEMASSQKKDGNTDKPTHLPAVTDDTREGTVPPEDVQSSMLANAQDRPCEESGLLDSPGLSSSSSTSDSSVLTQRLSVAPPGRDPCAPLANPSIMNLMLQQKDSFEMEEIQSTEGDLPHVPATHQLAVTKSRKDQLLRTASQHSDSSGFAEDSSTDCSPFNQLQVQESLQGMGSSADSCDSETTVTSHSEEQKTPIAKELPCFNKFEEEEEDDDEEEDEDDDDEEDIISQVERRKVGAPSGNRSEDRKTIDYKTEKNQGQESKSSHISETVQGEVGSKEEDISNKEKELDLLEEGSVFEFPQYHTHHILRSMESLEGDSSSTSPVDRVQVALQRAEMRIISSSSDSRARCTLLKSKDHLRKQRLLFAESGYPLRRSQSLPTALLNPVKVVSSVNVQLTPGKETLCSPPSFTYKYTHDEKAASENDKSEDEAAASQPVCKSTLFIAPSSSKKEVPQTGPNRLSEELSPTRVHSCPLHTPAHMSQSTCSLHSLPTEWQDRPLCEHMRTLSTHSVPSISGSSFSAMLSPFNCPFFPRHTGVPHRPLAVNPPSTVEMQLRRVLHDIRNSLQNLSQYPVMRGQDLSAATGYTTQRSSILPLYENTFQELQVVRRNLNLFRTQMMDLELTMLRQQTTVYQHMTEEERYEADQLQGLRKSVRMELQELEMQLEERLLALEDQLRSLHMSSPYRPQTHIGMYGSRSADNLSCPSPLNVIEPVSELIREQSFLKSELGLGLGDLGLETLPAEGTESVFSHGNSDSSSVCSGHAGRKAGVGSSELTGKSKSQSKKLYRASVALTPTPPVRAGTGQQVESSEELADPKPEVEHQLEKVPLMPSVDEIHKTVEQEELQQVIREIKESIVGEIRREIVSGLLAAVSPQGRSTTAKQDAQP, encoded by the exons ATGGAGCAGCCCCCGGCGGCGGAGGAGTGGCAAGGGGCGACACAGAAGAGGAAGGCCTGGGCCAAAAGCCGCGACTCCTGGCAGGCATCGGAAGCGGAGGATTTCTCGGCAGCGGCGCTGGCCCGcggcgaggaggaggaagaggaggaagaagaggaggaagaggaggaggaggatctCGCCGGCGGAGAGCTGCCGCTGGCCGCAGGAGCAG GCTGTCACAGCGTTCCCAACGAGAAGATCGCGATATGGCTGAAGGACTGCAG AACGCCTCTGGGAGCCTCCCTGGATGAGCAAAGCAATCCTCTGTTGAAGG GCATGCTGGTGAGAAATGGAGGAAGTTTTGAAGATGACTTATCCCTGGGAGCTGAAG CTAATCATCTACGGAGTGATACTCAAATGGAAACATG CAATGGTGTACTGGCAAAGGACAGGAGGCTGCAGTTCCACCAGAAGGGGAGAAGTATGAACTCTACGGGGTCTGGAAAAAGCAGTGCAACTGTTTCAAG TGTTTCTGAATTACTGGAGCTGTATGAGGAAGATCCTGAAGAAGTGCTCTATAACCTTGGGTTTGGAAGAGATGAACCAGATATTGCTTCAAAAATTCCAGCGAGATTTTTTAATTCATCATCATTTGCCAGAGGGATAGATATCAAAGTGTTTTTGAATGCCCAAATACAGCGGATGGAAGTGGAAAATCCAAGTTTTGCTTTAACAA GTCGTTTTCGTCAGATTGAAGTGCTTACTACTGTGGCCaatgctttttcctctttgtatTCTCAAGTCTCTGGGACTCCTTTGCAGAAAATTGGTAGTTTGAATTCAGTGTCTTCCAGCAAAGAGGCATCCAGCCCTCCCCCTTTAAATCGCAGCAATACAGCTAGTCGGTTAATGAAGACTTTGTCAAAACTCAATCTGTGTGGCACACAGCAAGCTGATGGTAGCAGCTGCTCAAGTCCTTCACCTGTTGAAAAAGGGAAGAGTCCAGCTGAAGTAGGGAGCGAGGAAAATGATGTTAAAAATGAATctaaattacaaaaatattcaaaaaagaaagattctccctcttttttggCTACTGTAAAGGAGGAGATGGCTAGTAGTCAGAAAAAGGATGGGAACACAGATAAACCCACACACCTTCCTGCTGTGACTGATGATACACGAGAGGGGACTGTGCCTCCAGAGGACGTGCAGAGTAGCATGTTGGCAAATGCCCAGGACAGACCATGCGAAGAATCTGGTCTTTTGGACTCTCCAGGCCTCAGCAGCAGTTCTAGCACATCTGACAGCAGTGTCctgacacaaaggctgtccGTGGCACCGCCGGGTAGAGACCCCTGCGCTCCACTCGCAAACCCATCCATAATGAATCTAATGCtgcagcagaaggactcctttGAGATGGAAGAG ATTCAGAGTACAGAGGGGGATCTACCACACGTTCCAGCTACGCACCAGCTAGCGGTGACCAAATCAAGGAAAG ACCAGCTGTTACGGACAGCGAGTCAGCACTCCGACAGCAGTGGCTTTGCTGAGGACTCCTCCACAGATTGTTCTCCATTTAATCAGCTTCAG GTTCAGGAGTCTTTGCAGGGCATGGGAAGCAGTGCTGACAGCTGTGACAGTGAGACAACTGTGACGTCACATAGTGAGGAACAGAAGACACCGATAGCCAAGGAACTGCCGTGTTTCAATAAgtttgaggaggaggaagaagatgatgatgaagaggaggacgaggatgatgatgatgaagaggatATTATCTCTCAAGTAGAGAGACGAAAGGTAGGGGCACCTTCTGGTAACAGGAGTGAAGATAGAAAAACTATTGACTATAAAACGGAAAAAAATCAAGGACAAGAAAGCAAGTCATCTCATATATCAGAGACAGTCCAAGGGGAGGTCGGCTCTAAAGAGGAAGACATTTCcaacaaggaaaaagaattgGACCTGCTGGAGGAAGGCAGTGTGTTTGAGTTTCCTCAGTACCACACACACCATATCCTCAGGTCAATGGAGTCTTTGGAAGGTGATAGTTCCTCCACATCACCTGTAGACAGAGTTCAAGTCGCCTTGCAAAGAGCCGAGATGAGGATCATCAGCTCATCTTCTGATTCCAGGGCCAGATGCACTCTGCTTAAGTCAAAAGATCATCTGAGGAAGCAGAGACTTTTGTTTGCTGAATCAGGCTATCCTCTGAGGCGCTCTCAGTCTCTCCCAACTGCACTGCTGAATCCAGTGAAAGTGGTGTCCTCTGTAAATGTCCAGTTAACTCCAGGAAAAGAGACGCTGTGCAGTCCTCCTTCTTTCACCTACAAGTACACACATGATGAGAAAGCAGCATCTGAGAATGACAAAAGCGAGGATGAGGCAGCCGCCAGCCAGCCGGTGTGCAAATCCACACTGTTTATTGCGCCTTCATCCTCCAAGAAAGAAGTGCCCCAGACTGGGCCCAACAGGCTGTCTGAGGAGCTCAGTCCCACCAGGGTACACAGCTGCCCGCTGCACACACCAGCACACATGTCCCAATCAACGTGCTCCCTCCACTCCCTCCCCACCGAGTGGCAGGACAGACCACTGTGCGAGCACATGAGAACGCTCAGCACCCACAGTGTCCCAAGCATCTCTGGCTCTTCCTTCAGTGCCATGCTTTCCCCCTTCAACTGTCCCTTCTTTCCAAGGCATACTGGAGTTCCTCATCGACCTCTTGCCGTCAACCCACCCTCCACTGTGGAGATGCAGCTACGCAGGGTCCTACATGACATCAGAAACTCTCTGCAGAACCTCTCACAG TACCCAGTGATGAGGGGTCAGGATCTTTCAGCTGCCACTGGTTACACTACTCAGAGATCATCTATTCTACCTCTCTATGAA AATACTTTCCAGGAGCTACAAGTGGTGAGGAGAAATCTAAACTTATTCAGAACCCAAATGATGGATTTGGAATTGACTATGTTGCGTCAACAGACCACAGTTTATCAGCACATGACAGAAGAGGAAAG ATATGAAGCTGATCAGCTACAGGGCCTGAGAAAGTCTGTCCGCATGGAGCTACAGGAGTTAGAGATGCAGTTAGAAGAACGCCTGCTTGCTTTGGAAGACCAGCTGAGAAGTCTGCACATGTCTTCACCTTACAGACCTCAGACACACATA GGTATGTATGGAAGCAGAAGTGCTGATAATCTGTCATGTCCATCTCCACTGAATGTCATTGAACCA GTCTCTGAACTTATTCGAGAGCAGTCATTTCTGAAGTCTGAACTGGGTTTGGGACTGGGAGATCTTGGACTAGAAACTCTCCCAGCAGAGGGTACAGAGTCCGTATTCTCCCATGGAAACTCAGATTCCTCTTCAGTGTGCTCTGGCCACGCAGGTAGAAAAGCTGGTGTTGGATCCTCTGAACTAACAGGAAAGTCTAAGAGTCAAAGCAAGAAGTTGTACCGAGCCTCTGTTGCCTTAACACCAACTCCCCCAGTGAGAGCAGGCACTGGACAGCAGGTGGAAAGCTCTGAGGAGCTTGCAGACCCCAAGCCAGAGGTGGAGCACCAACTTGAAAAAGTCCCTCTCATGCCTTCAGTTGATGAAATCCACAAAActgtggagcaggaggagctgcaacAAGTCATACGGGAG